In Euphorbia lathyris chromosome 10, ddEupLath1.1, whole genome shotgun sequence, a single genomic region encodes these proteins:
- the LOC136209683 gene encoding NDR1/HIN1-like protein 10, with the protein MAEKQQLNGAYYGPSIPPPQTYHRHSRSSGCGCGCGCCLLSCLLKIIITTAITIGLAVFIFWIIVRPNKIKFHVTDATLSEFNVDANNNLRYNLAMNISVRNPNKKIGIYYDYIEARAYYEDQRFDVDILTPFYQGHKNTSVLTPAFQGQHLMVLSGDRLSEFNREKSSGIYSIDVKIRLRIRFKIGKIKVGKFKPKVECDFKVPVNGTNAFQSTKCDWDY; encoded by the coding sequence ATGGCAGAAAAACAACAGTTAAACGGTGCGTATTACGGCCCATCAATCCCACCCCCTCAAACCTACCACCGCCACAGCCGCAGTTCCGGCTGCGGCTGCGGCTGCGGCTGCTGCCTCTTAAGCTGCCTCCTCAAAATCATAATCACCACCGCAATCACCATCGGTCTCGCCGTCTTCATTTTCTGGATCATCGTCCGTCCAAACAAAATCAAATTCCACGTCACAGACGCTACTCTATCCGAATTCAACGTCGACGCAAACAACAATCTCCGATACAACTTAGCGATGAACATCAGCGTCCGAAATCCGAACAAGAAGATCGGAATCTACTACGATTATATCGAAGCAAGAGCTTATTACGAAGATCAAAGGTTTGATGTTGATATTTTGACTCCGTTTTACCAGGGACATAAGAACACCAGTGTTTTGACTCCGGCATTCCAAGGTCAGCATCTTATGGTGCTTTCCGGTGATCGGTTATCGGAGTTTAATCGGGAAAAGAGCTCTGGAATTTATAGTATTGATGTTAAGATTCGTTTGAGGATTAGATTTAAAATTGGGAAGATAAAAGTGGGGAAGTTTAAACCGAAGGTGGAGTGTGATTTCAAAGTACCGGTTAATGGTACTAATGCTTTTCAGTCTACTAAATGCGATTGGGATTACTGA